A window from Catharus ustulatus isolate bCatUst1 chromosome 14, bCatUst1.pri.v2, whole genome shotgun sequence encodes these proteins:
- the LOC117003096 gene encoding adhesion G-protein coupled receptor G2-like isoform X2, producing MAQTVTRERKVRTDNPSKILLNFCAALLMLNIVILTDSWLTAFNQPGLRITVATLLRYLLLALFMWMCLESVHFYLALVKVFNVCVPKYILKCGIADWGFFMFVFHCLMKDEVMKRCRVHFGWGRLHLSRYSA from the exons ATGGCTCAAACGGTCACCAGAGAGAG gAAGGTGAGGACAGACAACCCCTCAAAGATCCTGCTCAActtttgtgctgctctgctgatgTTGAACATTGTCATCCTCACCGATTCCTGGCTGACCGCATTCAACCAGCCAGGCCTCCGCATCACTGTAGCCACGCTCCTCCGCTATCTCCTTCTTGCATTATTCATGTGGATGTGCCTGGAGTCTGTTCACTTTTATTTGGCTCTTGTCAAAGTTTTCAATGTTTGTGTCCCAAAGTACATCCTAAAATGCGGCATTGCTGACTGGG GGTTCTTTATGTTTGTGTTTCACTGCCTAATGAAGGATGAAGTAATGAAGCGGTGCCGCGTACACTTCGGCTGGGGAAGACTTCATCTGAGTAGGTATTCTG CTTGA
- the LOC117003096 gene encoding adhesion G-protein coupled receptor G2-like isoform X1 translates to MAQTVTRERKVRTDNPSKILLNFCAALLMLNIVILTDSWLTAFNQPGLRITVATLLRYLLLALFMWMCLESVHFYLALVKVFNVCVPKYILKCGIADWGFFMFVFHCLMKDEVMKRCRVHFGWGRLHLSRYSGKH, encoded by the exons ATGGCTCAAACGGTCACCAGAGAGAG gAAGGTGAGGACAGACAACCCCTCAAAGATCCTGCTCAActtttgtgctgctctgctgatgTTGAACATTGTCATCCTCACCGATTCCTGGCTGACCGCATTCAACCAGCCAGGCCTCCGCATCACTGTAGCCACGCTCCTCCGCTATCTCCTTCTTGCATTATTCATGTGGATGTGCCTGGAGTCTGTTCACTTTTATTTGGCTCTTGTCAAAGTTTTCAATGTTTGTGTCCCAAAGTACATCCTAAAATGCGGCATTGCTGACTGGG GGTTCTTTATGTTTGTGTTTCACTGCCTAATGAAGGATGAAGTAATGAAGCGGTGCCGCGTACACTTCGGCTGGGGAAGACTTCATCTGAGTAGGTATTCTGGTAAGCACTGA